AACGGGTCTTGAATTATCATTCCTGAGAATCCAACGAAATAGGATGATGATAATCacggaaaaaggaaatatttcgGTTGTATCGAATATTGTGTTTTATATTGAAAATTTATTGGAAAATATAGTGGTTTTTGACCGAAAAATCTATGCATTCCGGTTTTGGAGTGGTGCACAAAGTTGGACTCGTGTAAAGTTAAAACATAAACTTTGGCAAGTGTTTTTATTCATGTATCCAGGGAAAATTGCAAAAAGCTTTTATGCATGACACTCAATCCATATGGATTTCTTgggaaataacaaagaaaatattgCAAAATGGTCATGGTATTAGGACCCGATTCACAAAGCCATTCTACTGTTACCAACTATTAACAAAACGGTCACAGTACTTCGGCTAAAAAGAGAGTTAAATGATGATTCACAAGTTAAATACGTTAAAGAAATCACCAGTGTCCTCCCTATTGATACCTCCATACATAATTTTACACACAGTTTCaccgcattcaggatcgttacaccacaTTCAGGTTCGTTACACCACATTCAGGTTCTTTACATCGGGTTCATCCAAAGGATTCACCGCTTCCCCTTTGAGGTTTAGAGAAGATTCCTAAGCTTCCACCACGACCATCACCGCTTCATCTCCACCACTTCAACTAATTAGTTAAATGAGAGAGGTATTTTGAAGGAGGGTATTTTAGGAAAAGATAACACCGTTTTGTGATCCATCAAAAATGTTAAATCGGATGGATGTACGACTGTCCTGTGAACGAACTACAAAAGTGTGATCATTTTGTGACCCAATTACAAAAAGCATGACCATTGTGTAAATGGCCCAATAACAAATTGTATTCTCATTCTGATTTTAcgggagaatattttttttttatctttgcgCATAAATCATAAATGCACTGCACTTAATATCTAAGAATGTATCGAGCTTTTATCTACGAATTTCTCAGGGATGTGTGTGTTCAGTTAACAGGAACTATAGCGGAGAAAAATTCATCATCCTAGAAAATTCAGCTCGTGATTTCTGGTTCCAAGTAGATTCCAATTGCTGTAAATTTGATCTGGAGAAATTGTATCTCCATTGTCCTGTTGATCATATCATTAGACGcacaagaaaaggaaaaaagttgTCGCCGTAActcatttttctttaaaaatgtAAGAGATTCTACAGAAGATCATGCAAACCTTGTCCCAAGATTCCTCCCTTGACCCGAAAATCTTACTGCAAAAAATCTATGTAGTGACCCGGAATTTGAATTCTACCTATGCTTTTTTTCTTAGAAATTTTGTGGGATATCCAAAATTCTGGAGCGAAGACACGGACCACCGACCTCAGCCTGCACTGATTTGAGGCCAACGCCCAAAGAAATATGGTCAGAGATGATTTTGGCAAAAAAAAATGACTACCCTTTTACTCTCAataagatttccttttagttttgcTACCTCCTAATTTTTCAGCTGGTGAAATATAAAGTTCAAGTCCCCTAACAGGATGCATGAAAtatctctttaacaaaattccagGGATCAATTTTCTGACATCCCTAGGAGCACCCATAAAAGAAAGTATACACAACGTCGGAATTGTTTTTCAGGTATAAGACCAGGGCATTTATCATATTATCATTCACTGGACAGCATCCAACGAGACAGATTCCGACCATGCTAAAGCTTGTCCCTCAATTGTTCCAATACGGAGTTATCATTAAACTTAGTTTTAAGCTAAGAACACAACGTCTACAGAGTTGTGttccaaaaagaaaatactaatccACCAGGGTATTCCTATGTGATTTTTTGTCACAGCCCTGACAATTCCAGGCCGGTGCTATAGCCTATGGTCATGGTTAGACTAGCACTCTACAAACAAAACAGGGAAACCTTTCTTAAGCCACAAAAATAAATAGAAGCCAGCATGGAAAGGATAACGCAGCAAATAGTAATGGTTATGCAAAAATACAGGACTACGGAGAAAGAGACAACGAGCAATAAACTATAAGCAGAACTAAGGATTGTATTGTTAGGTTATGTCAATCAGGGAGAGAAAACACTAACTAAGCAGTAAACTGAGAATGCACACCAGGATTCAAACAAGCTTTGCATATGGAGAGAAAACACTAACTAAGCAGTAAACTGAGAATGCACACCAGAGCCCACTGAGTTAGCAGAGTGAATTAGGCACCAAAGCCAGCGAGAAAGCAGAATAAGCAAAATATCAAATAGAAAAGGTACTAACCACAATCAAACTGCCCGAGAAGGGGGGAGAATGAACTGGTTTAATTACTACACCAGAGGAGTGAAAATGAACTAAATCAGTGCTGTCATCCATCAGTTCCATCAGATCAGTTCCACTTGATCTAATCTTCACCCCAAGTGGTCCTACAATTTACTTCCTATCAAACAAAATCGCCATGAAATCGGCAAATCTCAGTCTCTCAGCAAACAAAAACAGCATGTTGCAAAAGACTAGCAGATATATACCACTTCAGACTGAAATTCCCGTAATAGGGTCGTTCTGTATCAAAATGTAATCATACCACACAAGCAGAATGCTTATAAACATATCTATTCGCAGATGCTCCAATTTCTAGCAAATAAAACAGCAAAAAGTAGACATGAACATTTGTCCTGTGCTCAAGTACTAGCATCTTTGAGATTTAAGGTGAATCGAGAAACACAAAGCTACCTGACAAAACTATGGATCTGAATCGAGAAACTGACCCAGTATAACACCCAAAAACCAATTAGATAGAATAAAAACTATACATTACCAATCAGTGGGTCGGATCCAGAAATGTTCCACAGCAGACTTAAGGTTGCAGTGCCACCAATCTTCTAGACTAGATGACAAATATGCTACTGAAGAAAAAACCAAGAAAGTAAAGTGAAATCAGCTGTTTCTACAGCTCTGGTGAAGGAAAGGAGTGGAGATATATAACATGAATTCAGACTAATCCATCATTTCATTACTAAGGATTCGGAAGAACGaacaaaaactaaaatttcaaGCATTCATCATGGTCTTTCATGCTACAACTGTATCAAAAAACAATTACAAGTGCAAACAGCCATTTTTAAGTTCTGACTTCTGACCATGTCCGCCTTCCATATACTCGGACCTCGAGATATAATGCTCAGCCACTTCTATAACCATCAACTACTGCACATTTCATAGCTTTGGAGAAACACACTCGTAATGCACACCTTAAGCCTTAGTTTTCACCTGAAGAAGCATATCCTCAAGTTCTGCTTTCGACTTCCTCTGAAGACCAGCTATAATAACCTTCTTATCAAGTTCTTTTTTCTCTGACACCTGACTGTCACGTTCTTCTGTAAGGTAAGCGATTATACCACGATAATGATCTTTTGCTTCGTCACACACTGGCAGAATCAAGTTATCCTTCTGCTTTTTGATCTTAGATTTCAACTCTTCGATAATTTCCTCAAGCTGTAAACTCCTTAGAGCTTCTTTTATGGTACCCTCGGTCAATCTAGGCTTCTGGTTCACAACATCTCTTCTTGCTTTAATGTTTTTGCCATCAACTGTTTTTTCGGGGTTCCTAGGTGCATCTGCAACAATCATGAGCAGGCATCAAGCCATGAACAAATGAGAAAGTATACATGCATATATCTTGGCAAAATGGAAACTTATACACCTCAGAAAACACAATTTAGAGGAGACAAGAAACAAACCATAGCATTCACACCATAAGGAACAATTCTGTTCTCTTACTTCCGTTTCAGACGGAAGCATAAGAGCAGAAAAGGTACTAGTGTTTGTACAAGGAACAAACTGTAGTCTACAGATAGTATATGAAAATCCCAATCAATCACATCCTCTCAAAAACAGACCTCCTTTATTATCACATAGGAAACTCAAGAACGGTGTTCTGGTGGCCAAGGCATTCAATTCGACACATATCACTCAAAATAATAACTAACAGCAATCAGGCAAAGCAGAAAAACTAACGAGAAACATACTTACCAGTAAATGAAATGGAGATTGTCTGGTCATCACCAACAATCTGATCAGGTGAGAAAAATATCTTACGAATTATAGCTGTAAATATCAATGTTCCCAGGAGCAGCCACAAAGTAGGACCAGCACCATTAGCAAGATCAGAACCCTCTTCCGTACTATGGAAGGAAATGGAAgaatcaaatggagaaggataCGTTTCGAAAATCCATTTATCAACTATGTGCTTTGATGAACAACCCCCCTTTCCGTTTGACGCCGAAAAACCAACATACATCAACTCGTTAATATATGCAGAAAAATCCATATAAGTAGTTAGGAGTGGCCTGATAGGTCGAGAATCATTGTAACTCAGCCACACTTCCAACCTCTTCTCCGAATTTATGTAATCGACCCAAGCTGTTATTCTTGTAGTATTCTTTAAATCAAATCCCATAGGTGTCAAATCTACAGTTGGATATGATATAATGGAATTGATGTGAACACCTATATGATTATCACTAATATCTTCAAGACTTGGATCGAAACTTGTATCAAATTCAATAGCGAAATACTCTTCTTGGTTACTTCGATTTGAGAGACCCATAaaaccaaacccatttccaagtATCTTAGGATTGGAAGTAATAAGAAACGTTAAACCATCCCCAAACAATGGAGGAGATGGTATAGAATTTGGAATGATCGTAAAGGTGAACTTCGAAGTAAAAGAAGCACTGGATTTAGTAGAAATgtttctaaacatgatagggTATTTATAAAGTGCTCTACCAACACTACTTGAAGAATAAGAAGTAAGGCCAATTCTGCCTTCTTGAAGAAAATGAGCATCACGAAGAAGGGTGATGTTGGTGATTGAATTATCAGAAGGGGGAGGAAATGAAGAGTGTAATATGCAGATTATGATTATTACTATTAACGAACAAAGCAATGATTTTGCATAACCCATTGTGTTTGTGCAGTAGAAACATACAAGTCTTGATTACCCTTTTCACTAATGATTCCAACCTCTTTCTTGTGTGAACAAAAACATAACTGATTTCCAATAGCAGgaacaccttcttcttcttcttccaatacAAATTTGTGGAACACACCTGATGAGGTACAAATTTTATGAAGAAAGTGAGTTGAGAAGCAAGAAAACAGAAGCTTGATGCATTTACTATCAAGAATTAAACATTTTAGAAGAACCCATTGTCTATCAAGAATTGATGAATGATTGTAGTAGAGATATTAACAAGAATTCTTGATTTTACTAAGAAAATGAGTtgagaaagaagaaaacaaaagtttGATGTATTTAGTATCAAGAGTTCAACGTTTCTGAAGAACCCATTCTTCATAAAGAATTGATGAACGatttaggtaaagaaatttaaaaAGTTCTTGATTTAAAACAATAAAATTGTTCAAGATTAATTACCTTCTGTTGAATCTTCTTGTGATtctgaagttgaagttgaagcttctTGTGATTCTGAAGTTAAAGTTGAATCTTTTTGATGATCACACTTTGTTTTACAGCATTGATGAGAACCAGAGAATGGGGAGTTTCAGGGAATGTGGAAACAGGGGTGGCAATCAGAACAAGAGGGAAAATAAAATGTTTATTTATAAGCCCTCTATAATATGACTTGTACTCTGACCAATCCCTGTTATTTAAGTAAATTGATATAAAGTCCCCCAAATACATGGTTTCGCACGATCGTATTTCACCACCGAAACAGACTAAAATACCCCTAAAGCCAAATTCCCTTCTCTTCCCTTTTGATTTCTGGTACTTTGAAAATTTTAACATCTATTAAGCAGAATCAGTCGAAaatttccatcttcttcttcttgcaaaTTTCCATATCCTTCCTTGAGATTAGAAGAAACCCATTTGGAGCATTAAAAATTTATTCATACTCCAATTATAACTACTGCTAATAAATCTGTGCTGTGTGAGGCATTTTCTCAAACGGTTTCCAAGCAGCATCAGCATCCGACAACATATTAACAACAACTGCTATGCCTCTGCTGTTTTCATAATAGAACAAACTAACATCTAACCTAAAACCATTGCATATCAACTGAGAATCAACAAATCTTCTTCTAAAAATCTTAAATAGATGATCACCGGATAATAACATTAcgtttcttcttcaatttcattaactctatctctctctatgtatatatatatatatctttctaTGCTCCTCACTCCCTCCCTCAGATTTGAGCCTTTCAGAGTTGCGGCcgttgaagaaaaatgaaaaagggGGACTAATTAGGTGTCTCGCCCACCAGGCCTTAGCTAGCACTATGGAGAGGGATATCCTTCCCTATCCTTCTCCATCCCTCAAAACCCAAAAACCCAAGTATTATGAGTAGGGATACTCACATGTTTCTTTATAAAGCTGATTAGatccaggggcggagccaggattttggGAGGGGATGTAAGAAAAAATACACGGCAAAACAAaaattagaagaatttttttattgCACAACCAAGATTATGTTACAGTCACCTAGAAATAGTAAATATCAACAATTTCATAATACACAAGGTGTAACCTCCACCACAAAGAGGTGTTGGGTGGGAAAATATGCTTCATTTTGATCTATAATCTACTGATACAAATGTTGAAGATTTTATGTGAGGATAAATACCGTTGATCGATAACTATCTATTAGAGATAACATTCAAATATTGTATTCTTAATTGATACAAGTCTATCCATACCTAAACAAAGACTTGTAATAATCTTTACTGCAACCAACTTCAAAGTTATTTTCCAAGTGGCTAATTGTGATTCATCTGATCATAGCTCAACTACTTTATCATTCTTATGGATACTAGACGTTACCTTAATCCAAGTCGCTAGATAAGTTGATAACGAATTGCGGAGCAGTTGAAGATAAATTAAGCTCAACACTCTATTATCCTCTGCATCTCTGTTACAAACAAAATGGTCGTTGGGTACTAAAAACTGAAGGTACTTGTTGCCGACAAGTAGTAATAGAAGATGAAGGCGATCTTGGTGTTCCCTTTCTCATGATTACAAGCCTATCCATATCTAAACAAAGATGAAGACAAATTAGATCATCAAATATATTAATTAAGAATACAATCCTAATTATCGAACCGAATAAATTTGATTAAACAACAGTTCTGTAGAAATAGTAAATAACCCAATCTTTTAATTTTGCATGCAAAAAGTTATTCTAAAATCACCAAAATTTAGGTTGAACCCTAAATTTAAACTCCAAAATAAAATTGAGAAGGTATCTCGTCCTTATGATGAATCTACGCAATTCTAATTATCAAAACACTAGCAAATGTACCACCTAAGCGCTAAATCTCGTGAtgtacacatatgcatactcttgctTCCGATTTATGGActttacactaatgtgcgaacacactgtatatgcttatatccaaagatggttacatcatcaactctttatttcaatcattgaaacattcttctataatgttaatagccgttttcacacactatcaacatcaaagcaattttcaagatattgaaataatcattattgaaaccttccaagtcttacaccaaatgattgtatcacacaaaccatgtaagatgttactcggcattttctcatgatataagatgaacttggtcgaagcgaaagcttaccaacatatatttcgagaaatatgtaagtgagatatactcagcgaaatctcaaatgtgtatagagaaaactatattgtaacacgacttatgtctcaatataggagatagtagaaatagactttccaagtggaagataagttcaagtctccacattccttttgtcgaagaagttccacaagctccccttagtagttcttcgtcttcaagagatgaacgtcgagagatttaagcttaACTACActaactatgtcctagtccgagacatctacaaataggctagaaatcaagacttatagttttgatcactaacattgacaaacatgcttgagatagaaacgcatgcgagtttgactgagcaatgctctaaaaatctccccctttgtcaattttagtgacaaaactatcaatacatatggattacaaaaaagataaaaaaataagcttcttatccacatgcttgatctccttggcatcttcaacgcgactctaaatcttcgtcacttccaagtactccatgatcctaaaggtcgtaagttcagcatcacagttgttgaagatccgtagctataataatgagaaaacaaaatattctcgatcattgttatatagtgtcatagtattatcacacagcatcaaagttcaattgtatcataactttgacaataacactatggtgatatgcatcactcccccttagtcaatacatatctcaacatgaaaaccactcccccttacataatgatccgtaaaccatatgtatttgtagtgtgaactacacattaattctccccctttttgtcaacaaaattggaaaaggtacgaaaattagtgggatcctaatgaaatttccacggagatacattatgaccaaaaggtgtattaataTACCAACacatttagatgcaatcataaagtcgatgctaaatgcattcatcaaggagttaatgaagatacaagataacccctaaaaattccatagACGCACCATCCACAAGGATttagaaattaagcacaagttcaaaatgaactcttccccataaaatgtcatccccgaaagaacaacaaaggcgaccttactttcacaagaaaagaaggatttcttttggacaaacaaatcacatgaaaacatgaatttgtatccacaaaattcaattgaaataaccacaagggaacccatgattaattcaattggaatacacaaccaaattaatcacgaaaaaaaatgatcaatttaattggtcatgctcgacataagcgaacttacggagaaacaactaaataaccaaaagagaatgattaatttagttgatcatgttcgacatagggaacctcgcggagcaacaactaagttaatcataagaaaataatcaactcagtcgattgtgctcaacataagaaaccttatggaacaaaaacagtatatgcacaaagattgcggaccggagatcgaccaaatactgcggaatagacaagtattcattctattttgcatcactatttgcaaaatgacatataatagacttaatccttgtaaacaaaagttttatcctttcttttttatcaaaaacatgacataaaaggctttaacttttgtaatgccaaaagttcattctatcttacattcatatcgacataatagagataacttttgaacaagtatggtacagtcacaggttcacggacgtaaacaacatatcccataacaatttgcaatatataaaatcataaagattaaaattgcacatatcatcttccaaaaaatactttagaatttaaataaataaatctaaaaacaatgaagatgaaaatcgttgggcatagctatgtgtactcacaataatggctattccaaaccctagttattcttccaaaaacataaaaagaagatttactagacaataaaATCAACTCCTatgaagcatttcacttactttgaatattcTTCTCATATTCCATATATTCATCTAGATCATCTTCGATCAGATtaatcctagattcaagattatctattttttcttcaagtctcttggaagaAGCTTCAAGCTCACTTTTCAAGGCTCGAACTTGTTCCAAGAAGAGATTCATGGtgaaagagagcttatcaaactgagaaacaGAAGGGTTACCATCAGCAGATGAACCATGTTTGTCAGAATATATTTCATTATCGGAAGAATCAAgacgaatcttcttagagggaaagagaacggtacaaacatcactttctttgcttgaaaggcttgaagaggacatgatagaagagataaatgaaatgtttatgcaaagGAGAAAGTCTTCAACTTAAAAGGAGTGAAGAAAGAggataaatttccaaaaatacctttgACCAACCCTAACAGAAAATGGTTATCCTCAGATTAGGTCTTAACAATGTTTGTGAAAAAATGTGGTTCTTAGCAGAAAACAGAAAGAGACAAGACAATCTCTAGAGAGATAACATaaatatttcatcacaaccctcttgaagattatgcttattgtctaagagggatagacaaaaGGCATCAACTCTAAAATTACAGAATGTAATTGTTCCAATCCATTGCGGGACTGGGAGATTTCTTACGAGGGGATGCAgtatttgttaatttttgtttatGTATTTTCTTTAAGACAGAAGAAttatgcacatcattcttttcctTTTACACAAAGTTTTGAAAAACTTGATTGTAGTTTTTTGCATACTATGGAGCAATTTGGAAA
This genomic stretch from Papaver somniferum cultivar HN1 chromosome 5, ASM357369v1, whole genome shotgun sequence harbors:
- the LOC113278408 gene encoding L-type lectin-domain containing receptor kinase S.6-like produces the protein MGYAKSLLCSLIVIIIICILHSSFPPPSDNSITNITLLRDAHFLQEGRIGLTSYSSSSVGRALYKYPIMFRNISTKSSASFTSKFTFTIIPNSIPSPPLFGDGLTFLITSNPKILGNGFGFMGLSNRSNQEEYFAIEFDTSFDPSLEDISDNHIGVHINSIISYPTVDLTPMGFDLKNTTRITAWVDYINSEKRLEVWLSYNDSRPIRPLLTTYMDFSAYINELMYVGFSASNGKGGCSSKHIVDKWIFETYPSPFDSSISFHSTEEGSDLANGAGPTLWLLLGTLIFTAIIRKIFFSPDQIVGDDQTISISFTDAPRNPEKTVDGKNIKARRDVVNQKPRLTEGTIKEALRSLQLEEIIEELKSKIKKQKDNLILPVCDEAKDHYRGIIAYLTEERDSQVSEKKELDKKVIIAGLQRKSKAELEDMLLQVKTKA